One Methanocaldococcus infernus ME DNA segment encodes these proteins:
- a CDS encoding ATP-binding protein, with protein sequence MLTYPFTAIVGQEKMKKALILNAINPKIGGVLIRGEKGTAKSTAVRALADVLPELEVVEGCPFNCDPNGELCDICKERKKRGELKVIKRKMKVVNLPIGATEDRVVGTLDIEKAIKEGIKALEPGILAEANRNILYIDEVNLLDDHIIDLLLDAAAMGWNIIEREGIRVKHPSRFILVGTMNPEEGELRPQILDRFGLMVEVEGLRDIKERVEVIKRVEEFNENPEAFYKRFEEEQKKLKERIIKAREILKNVKIKDDLLELISKICLELGIQTSRADITVVRTAKAIAAFNGREYVTLDDIKEACELALPHRMRRKPFEPPRLEKERIEEIINNELKKN encoded by the coding sequence ATCTTGACATATCCATTTACAGCAATTGTTGGACAGGAGAAGATGAAAAAAGCTTTAATTTTAAATGCAATAAATCCAAAAATTGGGGGAGTTCTCATTAGAGGGGAGAAGGGGACAGCTAAATCTACAGCAGTTAGAGCCTTGGCTGATGTACTTCCAGAGTTGGAAGTTGTTGAAGGCTGTCCTTTTAACTGTGATCCCAATGGAGAGCTATGTGACATATGTAAAGAGAGAAAAAAAAGAGGAGAGCTAAAAGTTATTAAAAGAAAAATGAAGGTTGTTAATCTTCCAATAGGGGCTACTGAAGATAGAGTTGTTGGAACCCTTGATATTGAGAAAGCCATTAAAGAGGGAATAAAGGCTTTAGAACCAGGGATATTAGCTGAAGCTAATAGAAATATCCTATATATTGATGAAGTCAATTTATTAGATGACCATATTATTGATCTCCTCTTAGATGCTGCTGCTATGGGATGGAATATTATTGAGAGAGAAGGAATAAGGGTTAAACATCCATCAAGATTTATCTTAGTAGGAACCATGAACCCAGAGGAAGGGGAGTTAAGGCCTCAAATTTTAGATAGATTTGGGCTTATGGTTGAAGTTGAAGGACTAAGGGATATAAAAGAGAGAGTTGAGGTTATAAAGAGAGTTGAAGAGTTCAATGAGAACCCTGAAGCATTCTATAAGAGGTTTGAAGAAGAACAAAAAAAATTAAAAGAGAGAATAATAAAAGCAAGAGAAATTTTAAAGAATGTTAAAATAAAGGATGATCTCTTAGAACTCATTTCCAAGATCTGTTTAGAGCTTGGGATCCAAACAAGTAGGGCAGATATAACAGTGGTTAGGACAGCCAAGGCTATAGCTGCATTTAATGGTAGAGAGTATGTAACCTTAGATGACATAAAAGAGGCTTGTGAGCTTGCTCTACCCCATAGAATGAGAAGAAAACCATTTGAGCCTCCAAGGTTAGAGAAAGAAAGGATAGAGGAAATAATAAATAATGAGCTAAAAAAAAACTAA
- a CDS encoding shikimate kinase, which yields MEGEAYALASGTIINAIATGKGGAFGLDLKVYAKVRLIDDGKNRIEGKVLDHKIEPNLIVRCVKNTLEYFGYNYSAYVETRTEIPIKSGLSSSSAVSNATVLATISALGEKVDDKVVLDLAIKSCFDEKLTVTGAYDDATASYYGGVCITDNIKREILKRDRLRENLKIYVILPNLKKNVDVKRMKLLKNFVEPVFNLALNGEYFKALFLNGLLYSSALNFPTDIAIKCLEAGAITAGLSGTGPSYIAIAEEDIREKLEGLGKVIETRVNNEGARVL from the coding sequence TTGGAAGGAGAGGCTTATGCATTAGCTTCTGGAACTATCATTAATGCCATAGCCACAGGAAAAGGAGGGGCTTTTGGTTTAGACTTAAAGGTTTATGCCAAGGTTAGGTTAATAGATGATGGTAAAAATAGAATTGAGGGAAAAGTTTTAGACCATAAAATAGAGCCAAATTTAATAGTTAGGTGTGTTAAGAATACTTTAGAATACTTTGGCTATAACTACTCTGCCTATGTTGAGACAAGAACAGAGATTCCTATAAAGTCTGGGCTAAGCAGTAGCTCAGCAGTCTCAAATGCCACAGTTTTAGCTACTATCTCAGCCCTTGGAGAGAAGGTTGATGACAAAGTTGTTTTAGACTTGGCTATAAAGTCATGCTTTGATGAAAAATTAACAGTTACTGGAGCCTATGATGATGCCACAGCCTCTTACTATGGTGGGGTTTGTATCACTGACAACATTAAGAGGGAAATTTTAAAGAGAGATAGGTTAAGAGAAAACTTAAAAATTTATGTCATCTTACCAAACCTTAAGAAGAATGTTGATGTCAAAAGAATGAAACTTTTAAAAAACTTTGTTGAACCTGTCTTCAACTTAGCCCTTAATGGAGAGTATTTTAAAGCTCTATTTTTAAATGGACTTCTTTACAGCTCAGCCTTAAATTTCCCTACTGATATAGCTATAAAATGCCTTGAAGCTGGAGCTATAACAGCTGGCTTATCTGGGACTGGACCATCTTATATAGCTATAGCTGAGGAAGATATTAGAGAGAAGTTAGAGGGGTTAGGAAAAGTTATAGAGACAAGAGTTAACAATGAAGGGGCAAGAGTATTATGA
- a CDS encoding ammonium transporter, whose translation MQGLDIFFFLWAASLIFFMKAGFIALEIGQFSHKNAAYHCLLKLLDLAAVFIGYLFIGYGIAYGFNYIVPLITGNFDAELGAWFMKMVMFAAAAVTIITGGVAERIKILPYFLGALIVGSILYPIVEHLVWGGGFQSLGINFHDYAGSGAVHLFGGLVGLVAAYFLGPRIKKYINGVPQALPGHNIPLAVLGAFILAFGWYGFNIGSAASVGDGLELTRVAIATTMALAGGIIGGALSSKNDPLYTANGMCAGLVAVCSGVDLFTPIGALIVGFLAGFQQPFTYKFIEEKLKIDDVCAIGPVHAMSGLIGVICAGIPFLLREQATSLVGQIIGAVVIGLIAIVGGVIIYKGLDIIIGLRVPKEVEETGLDEGILKVSAYTND comes from the coding sequence TTGCAAGGTTTAGACATCTTTTTCTTTTTATGGGCAGCCTCATTAATATTCTTTATGAAAGCAGGGTTTATAGCTTTAGAAATAGGACAATTTAGTCATAAAAATGCTGCTTATCACTGTCTCTTAAAGTTGTTGGACTTAGCTGCTGTTTTCATTGGTTATCTGTTTATAGGTTATGGTATAGCCTATGGTTTTAATTATATTGTTCCACTAATTACTGGAAACTTTGATGCTGAGCTTGGAGCTTGGTTTATGAAGATGGTTATGTTTGCAGCTGCAGCTGTCACTATAATAACTGGAGGAGTTGCAGAGAGAATTAAAATTTTACCATACTTCTTAGGAGCCTTGATAGTTGGCTCCATCCTTTACCCTATTGTTGAACACCTCGTCTGGGGAGGGGGTTTTCAATCCTTGGGTATCAATTTCCATGACTATGCTGGTAGTGGAGCTGTCCATCTTTTTGGTGGCTTGGTTGGTTTAGTGGCTGCTTACTTCTTAGGGCCAAGAATAAAAAAATATATAAATGGAGTTCCTCAAGCCTTGCCAGGGCATAACATCCCTTTAGCAGTTTTAGGGGCATTTATATTAGCCTTTGGATGGTATGGGTTTAATATTGGAAGTGCTGCAAGTGTTGGAGATGGGTTAGAATTAACAAGGGTTGCTATAGCTACAACCATGGCCTTGGCTGGAGGAATCATTGGAGGGGCATTAAGCTCTAAAAATGATCCTCTCTATACAGCTAATGGTATGTGTGCTGGCTTAGTTGCTGTATGTAGTGGAGTAGACTTATTTACTCCAATAGGAGCCTTGATAGTTGGATTCTTAGCAGGGTTTCAGCAGCCATTCACTTATAAATTTATAGAGGAGAAATTAAAAATAGATGATGTTTGTGCTATTGGCCCAGTACATGCCATGAGTGGGTTAATTGGAGTTATATGTGCTGGAATCCCATTCTTGTTAAGAGAGCAAGCTACTTCCTTAGTTGGGCAAATTATTGGAGCTGTAGTTATAGGATTAATTGCTATAGTTGGAGGAGTAATAATATATAAAGGATTAGATATAATAATAGGTTTAAGAGTTCCTAAAGAGGTTGAAGAGACTGGACTGGATGAAGGAATATTAAAGGTTAGTGCCTACACTAATGACTAA
- a CDS encoding VWA domain-containing protein, with translation MGALRRMELAKGAIRSLLVDAYQKRNRVGMIVFRKDSADLILPFTSSVELAEKSLRDVPTGGRTPLSKAFLKAYETFEKELRKNPNIIPIMVFISDFKPNVAIKNDFIKEIYEICEKIHEKGINTIFIDTEPKTFIKLGIGEELAKKFGFKYYKIDEIKLDDLLKEI, from the coding sequence ATGGGAGCTTTAAGGAGAATGGAACTTGCAAAAGGAGCTATAAGATCTCTTTTAGTAGATGCATATCAGAAGAGGAATAGGGTAGGGATGATAGTATTTAGAAAGGATTCAGCTGACTTAATCTTACCTTTCACTTCCTCAGTAGAGCTTGCTGAAAAATCATTAAGGGATGTGCCAACAGGAGGAAGAACTCCACTATCAAAAGCTTTTTTAAAAGCTTATGAAACATTTGAAAAAGAGCTTAGGAAGAATCCTAATATTATCCCAATTATGGTTTTCATAAGTGACTTTAAGCCAAATGTTGCTATCAAAAATGACTTTATAAAAGAGATCTATGAAATCTGTGAGAAGATTCATGAGAAAGGAATTAATACAATATTTATAGACACTGAGCCAAAAACCTTTATAAAACTTGGAATTGGTGAAGAATTGGCTAAAAAATTTGGATTTAAGTATTATAAAATAGATGAGATCAAGCTTGATGACTTACTAAAAGAAATTTAG
- a CDS encoding radical SAM protein, whose amino-acid sequence MRYLEIANNEKPARFLILKSIPIETLDLELEELIKIHDKLLSRINFESYSLEDISFVEPNLLDLKIKIAEEYYRNCCFCEHRCYINREKERGFCRIKESYYATEFLHYGEEKILIPSHTIFFCGCNFKCVFCQNWDISQVYFNPKIKNRCLKYDEKKMAKIIEFRRVLSKNVNFVGGEPTPHLLSILKTLKYTNVNIPVVWNSNMYLTLEALNLLDGVVDLYLTDFKFGNNECAERLSKIRNYFDIVSRNHSLLDVDVIVRHLVMPNHLYCCTERIFKFLSKFDFYVNVMFQYRPEYLAIYYKDINRTLTYEEMREALELAEKYKLKLI is encoded by the coding sequence ATGAGATACTTGGAAATAGCCAACAATGAGAAGCCAGCAAGATTTTTAATTTTAAAATCTATTCCTATAGAAACTCTTGACTTAGAGCTTGAAGAGCTTATTAAGATACATGATAAGCTATTAAGTAGGATAAATTTTGAAAGCTATTCCTTGGAAGATATTAGCTTTGTAGAGCCTAACCTATTAGATTTAAAAATTAAGATTGCTGAAGAGTATTATAGAAATTGCTGCTTTTGTGAGCATAGATGCTACATAAATAGAGAGAAGGAGAGGGGTTTTTGTAGAATAAAGGAAAGCTACTATGCAACAGAATTTTTACACTATGGGGAGGAGAAAATTTTAATCCCTTCTCATACAATCTTTTTCTGTGGGTGTAACTTTAAATGTGTCTTTTGTCAAAATTGGGATATTTCTCAAGTTTACTTTAACCCAAAAATAAAGAATAGATGCTTAAAGTATGATGAGAAAAAGATGGCTAAGATTATTGAGTTTAGAAGAGTTTTATCAAAAAATGTCAATTTTGTAGGAGGAGAGCCAACTCCTCATCTATTGAGTATATTAAAAACTTTAAAATATACTAATGTAAATATCCCAGTTGTTTGGAATTCAAACATGTACCTAACCTTAGAAGCTCTCAATTTATTAGATGGAGTTGTTGACCTCTATCTAACAGATTTTAAGTTTGGAAATAATGAGTGTGCTGAAAGACTTTCAAAGATAAGGAATTACTTTGACATTGTGTCAAGAAACCATAGTTTGTTAGATGTTGATGTCATTGTAAGACACTTAGTTATGCCCAACCATCTCTACTGCTGTACTGAGAGAATATTTAAATTCCTCTCAAAATTTGACTTCTATGTTAATGTCATGTTTCAATATAGACCAGAGTATTTAGCTATTTACTATAAGGATATAAATAGAACTCTAACATATGAAGAGATGAGAGAAGCTTTAGAGCTTGCTGAAAAGTATAAATTAAAGCTAATTTGA
- a CDS encoding P-II family nitrogen regulator produces the protein MKKIEAIIRPERLDVVKKALADAGYLGMTVSEVKGRGVQGGIVERYRGREFVVDLLPKIKIEMVVKEEDVDKVIDIICENAKTGKPGDGKIFVLPVEKVVRVRTKEEGREAI, from the coding sequence GTGAAAAAAATTGAAGCCATTATAAGACCAGAAAGGTTAGATGTTGTTAAAAAAGCTCTCGCTGATGCTGGTTATTTGGGGATGACTGTTAGTGAGGTTAAAGGTAGAGGCGTTCAGGGGGGAATTGTAGAGAGGTATAGAGGAAGAGAGTTCGTTGTTGATCTTCTGCCAAAGATAAAGATAGAGATGGTTGTTAAAGAAGAGGATGTTGATAAAGTTATTGACATAATTTGCGAGAACGCTAAAACAGGAAAACCTGGAGATGGCAAGATATTCGTTTTGCCTGTTGAGAAAGTCGTTAGAGTTAGAACAAAAGAGGAAGGAAGGGAAGCGATTTAA
- a CDS encoding SAM-dependent methyltransferase HcgC family protein, translated as MKQGITEKVLTIETKTKVIDVIQSIAEKKFNAIKRFLEGEEFKEAIIFGVYLWGNLVAQKLSGYAENIYLVDIHEFMKEFINTNAKFLSLNDLKLKMMKNEVNPDLLIDLTGLGGVEPEFLAKFSPKVAIIEDPKGVFDTEIYELDNTDERAFYLLNKAEKIGLLRTYRKAKVSKTSGTMTLTIDTIVDSSKDIMALDGVLYAIPNLRYYEGILFHNKDVYKFLDEVSKPAITISSITDVSEKAEKILNKNIDLIHSFVDDVYKI; from the coding sequence ATGAAACAGGGAATCACTGAAAAGGTTTTAACAATTGAAACAAAAACAAAGGTTATTGATGTAATACAAAGCATAGCTGAAAAAAAATTTAATGCTATAAAAAGATTTTTAGAAGGAGAGGAATTTAAAGAAGCTATAATCTTTGGAGTCTACCTCTGGGGGAACTTGGTGGCACAGAAGTTAAGTGGCTATGCTGAAAATATTTACTTAGTTGATATACATGAGTTTATGAAAGAGTTTATTAATACAAATGCCAAGTTCTTAAGCTTAAATGACTTAAAGTTAAAGATGATGAAAAATGAGGTAAATCCAGATTTATTAATAGACTTAACTGGCTTAGGTGGAGTAGAGCCAGAGTTCTTGGCTAAGTTCTCTCCTAAGGTAGCAATTATAGAGGATCCAAAGGGTGTATTTGACACTGAAATTTATGAGTTAGATAACACTGATGAAAGAGCCTTCTATCTCTTAAATAAAGCTGAAAAAATAGGATTATTAAGAACTTATAGAAAGGCTAAGGTTTCTAAAACCTCTGGAACCATGACTTTAACTATAGACACTATAGTAGATTCCTCTAAGGACATTATGGCCTTAGATGGGGTTCTCTATGCCATTCCAAATTTAAGATACTATGAAGGAATACTATTCCACAACAAGGATGTATATAAATTCTTAGATGAAGTTTCAAAGCCAGCTATAACTATAAGCTCTATAACAGATGTTTCTGAGAAGGCTGAGAAAATATTAAATAAAAATATAGATCTTATCCATTCCTTTGTAGATGATGTCTATAAGATCTAA
- a CDS encoding DEAD/DEAH box helicase yields MDEILKFLGIKELRPPQKKALELGILDKKKNFLISIPTGAGKTVIAEMALINHLLLDKGKKGVYIVPLKALASEKYEEFKKKYEKFGVRVALSIGDYDEDEDLENYDLIITTAEKFDSLWRHGIKLSDISVVVVDEIHVIGDSERGGTLEVLLTKLKELDVQIIGLSATIGNPEELSEWLNAELLLDNWRPVELRKGIYREGVIEYLDGEVKECQDIVKEVVKDNGSVIIFCPTKKKAENRALSLDLSDLLKKSEKRKLEEISEELLSLFDPPTELCKKLASCVRKGIAFHHSGLTYEHRKIIEKAFRERILKVICSTTTLAFGLNLPCRRVIISELKRYTRRGLTYIPIMEVQQCIGRAGRPGLDEYGEGILVAKDERDYLRALQCLTQKPEPIYSKLSNDSVLRTQILGLIATRYVLDEYDLEEFIKNTFYAYQYKNLDEIKKKIKEIIEFLEDCNFIKNFEVTPLGKKVSNLYLDPLSAKIMIDNIEVKDDLHLLYILCKCIEMKPLLRVYRKEEEELAEELLNYEIFISYENLEEFKTAKMLYDWINEVPEDEILKTYKVEPGILRYKVEVAKWLSYSLKEIAKILNKEVPNLELRLEYGAKEELLELLKIKYIGRVRARKLYSAGIRNREDIIKNPKKVANILGEKISKKIFEELGVRYGQQRLI; encoded by the coding sequence ATGGATGAGATATTAAAATTTTTAGGCATTAAAGAGTTAAGGCCTCCACAAAAGAAAGCTTTAGAGTTGGGAATTTTAGATAAGAAGAAAAATTTTTTAATCTCAATTCCAACAGGGGCTGGGAAAACAGTAATAGCTGAGATGGCATTAATTAACCATCTTCTCTTAGATAAGGGGAAGAAAGGGGTTTATATAGTTCCATTAAAGGCTCTTGCCTCTGAGAAGTATGAGGAATTTAAGAAAAAGTATGAGAAGTTTGGGGTTAGGGTGGCTTTATCAATTGGAGACTATGATGAAGATGAAGACTTAGAGAATTATGACTTAATAATAACAACTGCTGAAAAGTTTGATTCTCTCTGGAGGCATGGGATTAAGTTAAGTGATATTTCAGTGGTTGTTGTTGATGAGATTCATGTTATTGGAGATAGTGAAAGAGGGGGAACCTTAGAGGTTTTATTAACCAAGCTGAAAGAGCTTGATGTTCAAATTATAGGGTTGTCTGCAACTATAGGAAATCCTGAGGAGTTAAGTGAGTGGCTAAATGCTGAACTCCTATTAGACAACTGGAGACCAGTAGAGTTAAGGAAGGGAATTTACAGAGAAGGAGTTATAGAGTATTTAGATGGAGAAGTTAAGGAGTGTCAAGATATTGTTAAAGAGGTTGTTAAAGATAATGGTAGTGTCATTATCTTCTGCCCAACAAAGAAAAAGGCTGAAAATAGAGCTTTAAGCTTAGACCTCTCTGATCTACTAAAGAAGAGTGAAAAAAGAAAGTTAGAGGAGATTAGTGAAGAGCTCTTATCCTTATTTGACCCCCCTACAGAGCTTTGTAAAAAATTAGCCAGTTGTGTAAGAAAGGGAATAGCTTTTCATCACTCTGGCTTAACCTATGAGCATAGGAAAATTATAGAGAAGGCTTTTAGAGAGAGAATATTAAAAGTTATTTGCTCAACAACAACCTTAGCATTTGGCTTAAATCTACCATGTAGAAGAGTTATTATCAGTGAGCTAAAGAGATACACAAGGAGAGGCTTAACTTACATTCCAATTATGGAAGTTCAACAGTGCATAGGAAGAGCTGGAAGGCCAGGGTTGGATGAGTATGGAGAAGGGATCTTAGTGGCTAAGGATGAGAGAGACTATCTTAGAGCTTTACAGTGCTTAACCCAAAAGCCTGAGCCAATATATTCAAAGTTATCTAATGACTCTGTTTTAAGAACCCAAATTTTAGGGTTGATAGCTACAAGGTATGTGTTAGATGAGTATGACCTTGAAGAATTTATAAAGAATACTTTCTATGCCTATCAGTATAAGAATTTAGATGAGATTAAAAAGAAAATTAAAGAAATCATAGAATTTCTTGAAGATTGTAACTTTATTAAAAATTTTGAAGTCACTCCCTTAGGGAAAAAAGTGTCCAACCTTTACTTAGATCCCCTCTCAGCTAAGATAATGATTGACAACATAGAGGTTAAAGATGATCTCCACCTTCTATATATTCTATGTAAATGTATTGAAATGAAGCCTTTACTAAGGGTTTATAGAAAAGAGGAAGAAGAGCTTGCTGAAGAGCTGTTAAATTATGAAATCTTTATTAGCTATGAGAATTTAGAAGAGTTTAAGACTGCTAAGATGCTCTATGACTGGATCAATGAGGTTCCTGAAGATGAGATTTTAAAAACCTATAAGGTTGAGCCAGGGATTTTAAGATACAAGGTTGAAGTAGCTAAGTGGTTAAGCTATAGCTTGAAGGAGATAGCCAAAATTTTGAATAAAGAGGTTCCTAATTTAGAGTTAAGGCTTGAGTATGGAGCTAAGGAAGAGCTATTAGAGTTGTTAAAAATTAAATATATTGGTAGGGTTAGAGCAAGGAAACTTTACTCAGCTGGAATAAGGAATAGAGAAGATATTATAAAAAATCCTAAGAAGGTTGCTAATATATTAGGAGAGAAGATTAGTAAAAAAATCTTTGAAGAGCTTGGTGTGAGATATGGGCAACAGAGACTTATCTAA
- a CDS encoding DEAD/DEAH box helicase: MIIVRKPKKKKDEIEIVRVNNVEEGEEVKNKEKIFASYKKVGEKYKLYRCRLGDKLIQPSKVLNLLKSEKVYCLDDSKEILESLGIKVKEIDLCPFCLLKNVYKKLTNSNKVKYSSFYICLSCAINEVKEEINIKEEFIERFLRKFRDVDKVLKLLSIKRPSKESELTRYDIIVGEEKEIKNLKIDELNIPDYLKEKIKERNIYELLPVQTLSVKAGLLEGKDLLVVSATSSGKTLIGELAGIKNLIEGKGKFLFLVPLVALANQKYNEFRERYKEFEVSLRVGIGRLSKKGDINTSLDADIIVGTYEGIDYLIRSNKLKDVGTVVIDEVHSLNLEERGARLDGLIGRLRYKFNAQMIYLSATIGNPKELAKKLNSNLVLYKGRPVPLERHIIFCKNEFTKLNFIRDIVLSEWKNVSKFGYRGQSLIFTYSRKRAEYIARHLKSKGIKAEFYHAGLEYSRRRRIEEEFAQQKLQCVVTTAALAAGVDFPASAVILESLAMGGDWLKPAEFQQICGRAGRKGMHELGKVYLLIEIGKKYHAKMEESEDEVAFKLLNAQPENVNIVYNEDEEEEQILATLSAGIKEIDEVPYLGRNYSTEKILRKLESYGMVKGREITRYGRAVSISFLYPRVAERIKEGVLKDEDPLLLISEIMPLENIYLSHSLRENLKKVLKINIPIKFFDALEVIKENMEKIRDKKLKNILIPILMEFEGAGFERVLEKIINLRANKKSVGQICKIFYEDFRIQIYSGDLYYYLEHLLNLLDAIERIANIYNKKYAKKIAEMKEKILSS; encoded by the coding sequence ATGATAATTGTAAGAAAGCCAAAGAAAAAGAAGGATGAGATTGAGATAGTTAGAGTTAACAATGTAGAGGAAGGGGAGGAAGTTAAAAATAAAGAGAAGATCTTTGCCAGCTATAAGAAGGTTGGAGAGAAGTATAAGTTATATAGATGTAGGTTAGGAGACAAGTTAATACAGCCATCTAAAGTTTTAAATCTATTAAAATCTGAAAAGGTTTATTGCTTAGATGATTCCAAGGAGATCTTAGAAAGCTTAGGGATAAAGGTTAAGGAAATAGATCTTTGCCCTTTTTGCCTTTTAAAAAATGTCTATAAAAAATTAACAAATAGTAACAAAGTAAAATACTCCTCTTTTTACATCTGTTTGAGTTGTGCTATAAATGAGGTTAAGGAAGAGATCAACATAAAAGAGGAATTTATAGAGAGATTTTTAAGGAAATTTAGGGATGTTGACAAGGTTTTAAAGCTTTTGAGTATAAAGAGACCATCTAAGGAGAGTGAGCTAACAAGATATGATATTATTGTTGGAGAAGAAAAGGAGATAAAGAATTTAAAGATTGATGAGCTAAACATTCCAGACTATTTAAAGGAGAAGATAAAGGAGAGAAATATTTATGAACTCCTTCCTGTTCAAACTCTATCTGTAAAGGCTGGCCTCTTGGAGGGAAAAGATCTATTGGTTGTGTCAGCCACATCTTCAGGAAAAACCTTGATTGGAGAGCTTGCTGGCATTAAAAATTTAATTGAAGGTAAAGGGAAATTTTTATTTTTAGTTCCTTTAGTAGCCTTAGCCAATCAGAAGTATAATGAGTTTAGGGAGAGATATAAAGAATTTGAGGTTTCTTTAAGGGTTGGAATTGGAAGGCTGAGTAAGAAAGGAGATATTAACACTTCCTTAGATGCTGATATTATAGTTGGAACCTATGAGGGAATTGATTACTTAATTAGAAGTAACAAGTTGAAGGATGTAGGAACAGTTGTGATAGATGAAGTTCATTCTCTAAACTTAGAAGAGAGAGGAGCAAGATTAGATGGGTTAATTGGAAGGTTGAGATATAAGTTTAATGCTCAAATGATCTATTTATCTGCAACTATAGGAAATCCTAAGGAGCTGGCTAAGAAGTTAAACTCTAACTTAGTCCTCTATAAGGGAAGGCCTGTTCCCTTGGAAAGGCATATCATTTTTTGTAAGAATGAATTTACTAAGCTAAACTTCATTAGGGATATTGTATTAAGTGAGTGGAAAAATGTCTCTAAGTTTGGCTATAGAGGACAGAGCTTAATATTCACATACTCAAGGAAGAGAGCTGAGTATATAGCAAGACATTTAAAAAGTAAAGGGATAAAGGCAGAGTTCTACCATGCTGGCTTAGAGTATAGTAGAAGGAGAAGAATAGAGGAAGAGTTTGCTCAGCAGAAGTTACAGTGTGTAGTCACTACTGCAGCCTTAGCTGCTGGTGTTGACTTCCCAGCTTCAGCTGTTATCTTGGAGAGCTTAGCCATGGGAGGAGATTGGCTAAAGCCTGCAGAATTCCAACAGATCTGTGGAAGGGCTGGAAGGAAAGGAATGCATGAGCTTGGAAAGGTTTATTTACTAATAGAGATTGGAAAAAAGTATCATGCAAAGATGGAAGAGAGTGAAGATGAAGTAGCTTTTAAGCTACTAAATGCTCAGCCTGAGAATGTTAATATAGTATATAATGAAGATGAAGAGGAGGAGCAAATACTTGCTACACTATCAGCTGGGATTAAGGAGATAGATGAAGTTCCTTACTTAGGAAGAAATTACTCAACAGAGAAGATATTAAGAAAGTTGGAGAGTTATGGAATGGTTAAGGGAAGAGAGATAACAAGATATGGGAGAGCTGTTTCCATCTCTTTCTTATACCCAAGGGTGGCTGAGAGGATAAAGGAGGGAGTGTTAAAAGATGAAGATCCTCTATTACTGATCTCTGAGATTATGCCACTTGAAAATATTTATCTATCTCATAGTTTAAGAGAGAATTTAAAAAAGGTTTTAAAAATAAACATTCCAATAAAGTTTTTTGATGCCTTGGAGGTGATTAAGGAGAATATGGAAAAAATTAGAGATAAGAAGTTAAAAAATATCTTAATCCCTATCCTTATGGAGTTTGAAGGAGCTGGCTTTGAGAGAGTTTTAGAGAAGATTATTAACTTAAGAGCCAATAAAAAAAGTGTTGGGCAAATTTGTAAGATCTTCTATGAAGACTTTAGAATTCAAATATACTCTGGAGATCTCTACTACTACTTAGAGCATCTCTTAAATCTCTTAGATGCTATTGAGAGGATAGCAAACATTTACAATAAGAAGTATGCTAAGAAGATAGCTGAGATGAAGGAGAAGATACTAAGCTCTTAA
- a CDS encoding FeGP cofactor biosynthesis guanylyltransferase HcgB family protein, whose protein sequence is MGNRDLSNLIKRAYLQSLKGEREGDREEEVEAIRETIKSAKKIVVATNNEKKFKVIKNIISEICDAEIKMIDLDTKVADLSRMPAIAKGLIALDVEDADLYIARGRLGVPGSGSMLVIMDSKGRILTASLSESSAIHKESLERRIEKEVKDALRRVGL, encoded by the coding sequence ATGGGCAACAGAGACTTATCTAACCTTATAAAGAGAGCTTATTTACAATCTCTTAAAGGGGAGAGAGAGGGGGATAGAGAGGAAGAGGTTGAAGCTATAAGGGAAACTATAAAAAGTGCTAAAAAAATTGTTGTAGCAACAAACAATGAAAAGAAATTTAAAGTAATAAAGAATATTATTTCAGAGATTTGTGATGCTGAAATAAAAATGATAGATTTAGATACTAAAGTAGCTGATCTCTCAAGAATGCCAGCCATAGCAAAGGGGTTAATAGCCTTAGATGTTGAAGATGCTGATCTCTACATAGCCAGAGGAAGATTAGGAGTTCCTGGCTCTGGCTCTATGTTGGTTATTATGGATAGTAAGGGGAGAATATTAACAGCCTCTCTCTCTGAGAGTTCAGCAATTCACAAGGAGAGCTTAGAAAGAAGGATAGAGAAAGAGGTTAAAGATGCTCTAAGAAGGGTGGGGTTATGA